A region of Paraburkholderia sp. BL23I1N1 DNA encodes the following proteins:
- the tssM gene encoding type VI secretion system membrane subunit TssM, translating into MNLLNGLNGLISGLRRPAVVSLAGVLALSALVWFEGPLFAFDGRAPLESESRRWLVVAIIFACWALWWGTRFVKTRIASSNFVRGLVADALDPANREPSPARKAAAADLEVLRTRFEEAMKTLRHVQGPSEGKGKGEGKMRGVFSWLNLCRRTLYDLPWYMFVGAPGAGKTTALVHSGLNFPLADRLGAQAIGGVGGTRNCDWWFTDDAVLLDTAGRFTTQDSHEEADRGAWLGFLALLRKYRPRRPLNGVMAVVSASDLLQQSDKARAVHAASVRERLAELNRQLGVQLPVYVVVTKSDMLAGFAEFFDDLGRDEREQVWGVTFPLADRENTGDAANVDSPLQRFPDEFRLLHRQLQDRVLQRMQQETDVRRRALIYAFPQQFAGIESALQRFLDDAFGESRFARAAMLRGVYFTSGTQTGRPLDRMMSAMAASLGLQREVLLTDSSSGRAYFVKRLLRDVIFEEAGIAGSNPRVERRRARFQQVAIGVIGVLLAAGLIGLFASDRANRRFVEESRQQIAALTQRAQQTTAGDDPLTILPLLDAARDLPGGEAERAAGHDAWWAKLGLDQRQKLGLEAQRVYQRLLRQTLLPIVVQRMEEQLRRGDADNPATQYEALRAYLMLGDPTHFDPAALRVWAMHAWQGGALQNATDAQRASIDRHLEALFRPGQFDANLPLDQNLIGEARATLNRVPLAQRLDGRIEQQLAQLRLPDFTIAKAAGSSGLLVFVRKSGAPLTQGVNGAYTRAGFDAFVRLREAALADLSKDDWVLGRAEARPDPGGTDALRAALTQIYSEQTIRQWDGLLADVAVVPFSAPDQGARIANLLGSPTSPLRGLIQAAARETTFTPAPAPPGKLDALKQNLGNTLGTGGGAAAAPAPTLVDTHFQPLHELAGPPLDEAINAFKDAAATLQAEDTARKQSLPLPATGPLDRLKLLAQNAPAPLAAVLQGVAGNSDTVELQSQRAQLRALWAASVAPACRQALDGRFPLVRTSTRDAAPDDFARILAPGGLIDDFFQKNLQNRVDTSGAVWKWRPEAKSLGIPDDVPVQFQNAAMLRDALFRDGGRDVSVRFTVKVASLDPSLKRFVLDIDGQQLTATSDAPNATAAFQWPSGKGTAQAHVELDPAQSTPPRADGPWALFHLFDAARIQQSGQADHFNVSFDGGRVSLALVANSVNNPFRAGVLDRFRCPASL; encoded by the coding sequence ATGAATTTGTTGAATGGGTTGAATGGGTTAATAAGCGGATTGAGGAGACCGGCCGTCGTCTCGCTGGCCGGCGTGTTGGCGCTGTCGGCGCTCGTGTGGTTCGAAGGCCCGCTGTTCGCTTTCGACGGCCGCGCGCCGCTTGAAAGTGAGTCGCGCCGCTGGCTGGTCGTCGCGATCATTTTTGCGTGCTGGGCGCTCTGGTGGGGGACCCGCTTCGTGAAGACGCGCATCGCGAGTTCGAACTTCGTGCGCGGGCTCGTCGCCGATGCGCTCGATCCGGCGAATCGCGAGCCGAGTCCGGCGCGCAAGGCCGCAGCTGCCGATCTCGAAGTCTTGCGCACGCGCTTCGAGGAGGCCATGAAAACGCTGCGACACGTGCAGGGCCCATCCGAAGGCAAGGGCAAAGGCGAAGGAAAAATGCGCGGCGTTTTTTCATGGCTGAACCTGTGCCGCCGGACGCTTTACGACCTGCCCTGGTACATGTTCGTCGGCGCGCCAGGCGCGGGCAAGACGACCGCGCTCGTCCACTCGGGTCTGAACTTTCCGCTCGCGGACCGGCTCGGCGCGCAGGCGATCGGCGGCGTCGGCGGCACGCGCAACTGCGACTGGTGGTTCACCGACGACGCCGTGCTCCTCGACACCGCGGGCCGCTTCACGACGCAGGACAGTCACGAGGAAGCCGATCGCGGCGCATGGCTCGGCTTTCTCGCCTTGCTGCGCAAGTACCGCCCGCGTCGCCCGCTGAACGGCGTGATGGCCGTCGTGTCGGCGTCCGATCTGTTGCAGCAGTCCGACAAGGCTCGCGCCGTGCATGCTGCGTCCGTGCGCGAACGCCTCGCCGAATTGAACCGGCAACTGGGGGTGCAATTGCCGGTTTATGTCGTCGTCACGAAAAGCGACATGCTCGCCGGCTTCGCCGAATTCTTCGACGACCTGGGCCGCGACGAACGTGAGCAGGTCTGGGGTGTGACATTCCCGCTCGCGGACCGTGAAAACACGGGGGACGCCGCGAACGTCGATTCTCCGCTGCAGCGCTTTCCCGATGAATTCCGCTTGCTGCACCGGCAGTTGCAGGATCGCGTGCTGCAGCGCATGCAGCAGGAGACCGATGTTCGCCGTCGCGCGCTGATCTACGCTTTCCCGCAGCAGTTTGCAGGCATCGAGAGCGCGCTGCAGCGTTTCCTCGACGATGCGTTCGGCGAGTCGCGTTTCGCTCGCGCCGCCATGCTTCGCGGCGTGTACTTCACGAGCGGGACGCAAACCGGCAGGCCGCTCGACCGGATGATGAGCGCAATGGCGGCGTCGCTCGGACTTCAGCGCGAGGTGTTGCTGACGGATTCGTCGAGCGGGCGCGCTTACTTCGTCAAGCGACTGCTTCGCGATGTGATCTTCGAGGAGGCGGGCATTGCGGGCAGCAATCCGCGCGTGGAGCGCCGCCGTGCGCGCTTTCAGCAGGTGGCGATCGGCGTGATCGGCGTGTTGCTGGCGGCGGGGCTGATCGGCCTGTTCGCGAGCGACCGGGCGAACCGCCGCTTTGTCGAAGAAAGCCGCCAGCAGATCGCCGCGCTGACCCAGCGCGCGCAGCAGACGACGGCCGGCGACGATCCGCTGACGATCTTGCCGCTGCTCGACGCCGCGCGCGATCTGCCCGGCGGTGAGGCTGAACGCGCGGCGGGTCACGACGCGTGGTGGGCAAAGCTCGGCCTCGACCAGCGGCAGAAGCTCGGGCTGGAAGCGCAGCGCGTGTATCAGCGCCTGTTGCGCCAGACGTTGCTGCCGATCGTCGTGCAGCGCATGGAAGAGCAACTGCGCCGCGGCGACGCCGACAACCCGGCCACGCAATACGAAGCGCTGCGGGCGTATCTGATGCTCGGCGATCCGACGCACTTCGATCCGGCCGCGCTGCGCGTCTGGGCGATGCACGCCTGGCAGGGCGGCGCGCTTCAGAACGCGACGGACGCGCAGCGCGCCAGCATCGACCGCCATCTGGAAGCCCTGTTCCGCCCGGGGCAATTCGATGCGAACCTGCCGCTCGACCAGAACCTGATCGGAGAGGCGCGGGCCACGCTAAATCGCGTGCCGCTCGCGCAGCGTCTCGATGGCCGTATCGAGCAACAACTGGCGCAGCTTCGTCTGCCGGACTTCACAATCGCGAAAGCCGCCGGATCGAGCGGCCTGCTGGTGTTCGTGAGGAAGAGCGGAGCGCCGCTCACGCAAGGTGTGAATGGGGCCTACACGCGTGCGGGCTTCGACGCGTTCGTGCGTTTGCGCGAAGCCGCGCTCGCCGACCTGTCGAAAGACGACTGGGTGCTCGGCCGTGCGGAGGCGCGTCCCGATCCGGGCGGTACGGATGCGCTGCGCGCCGCATTGACGCAGATCTACAGCGAGCAGACGATTCGCCAATGGGACGGCCTGCTCGCCGATGTGGCCGTCGTGCCGTTTTCCGCGCCGGATCAGGGCGCGCGCATCGCGAATCTGCTGGGATCGCCGACCTCGCCGTTGCGCGGCCTGATTCAGGCCGCCGCGCGCGAGACGACCTTCACCCCGGCACCCGCGCCGCCGGGCAAGCTGGATGCGCTCAAGCAGAACCTCGGCAACACGCTCGGGACGGGAGGCGGAGCGGCGGCAGCGCCGGCGCCCACACTCGTCGATACGCATTTTCAGCCGCTGCACGAACTGGCCGGTCCGCCGCTCGACGAAGCCATCAACGCGTTCAAGGACGCGGCCGCCACGCTGCAGGCGGAAGACACCGCGCGCAAGCAGTCGTTGCCGCTGCCCGCGACCGGCCCGCTCGATCGCCTGAAGCTGCTTGCCCAGAACGCGCCCGCGCCGCTCGCAGCGGTGCTGCAAGGCGTGGCCGGCAATTCGGACACTGTCGAGCTTCAGAGCCAGCGCGCGCAACTGCGTGCGCTCTGGGCGGCGAGCGTGGCGCCCGCGTGCAGACAGGCGCTCGACGGGCGCTTTCCGCTCGTGAGGACGTCGACGCGCGACGCCGCGCCGGACGACTTCGCGCGCATCCTGGCGCCGGGCGGCCTCATCGACGACTTTTTCCAGAAGAACCTGCAGAATCGCGTGGATACCTCCGGCGCGGTGTGGAAATGGCGGCCGGAAGCAAAATCGCTCGGCATTCCTGACGATGTTCCAGTTCAATTCCAGAACGCGGCCATGTTGCGCGACGCCTTGTTCCGCGACGGCGGCCGGGATGTCTCGGTGCGCTTCACGGTGAAGGTCGCGTCGCTCGATCCGTCGCTCAAGCGCTTCGTGCTCGATATCGACGGTCAGCAACTCACCGCGACGAGCGACGCGCCGAACGCCACCGCCGCGTTCCAGTGGCCGAGCGGAAAAGGCACGGCGCAGGCGCACGTCGAGCTCGACCCGGCGCAAAGCACGCCGCCGCGCGCGGACGGGCCATGGGCGCTGTTTCATCTCTTCGATGCCGCGCGCATCCAGCAGTCGGGTCAAGCGGATCACTTCAACGTGTCCTTTGATGGGGGCCGCGTGTCGCTCGCGCTCGTCGCGAACAGCGTGAACAATCCGTTTCGCGCGGGCGTGCTCGACCGTTTTCGTTGCCCCGCGTCGCTATGA
- the tagF gene encoding type VI secretion system-associated protein TagF — MKPDDLAGAGFYGKVRTHGDFVGRGLSAGFVALWDAWLQRGLVAARERYAEDWLNRYLAMPVWCFAARRGVVAEDAHTGVLMPGIDAVGRYFPFVIAQPVDGDACVSASSWHADAAELALSTLKPDFSLTEFETSLTTLRAQSSGIAPRKADSVWWCDAGEIVHRHDGPFDAALFLRLLEGD, encoded by the coding sequence ATGAAACCTGACGATCTGGCGGGCGCGGGCTTCTACGGCAAAGTCCGCACGCATGGCGATTTCGTCGGGCGGGGCTTGTCCGCCGGATTCGTGGCGCTTTGGGATGCATGGCTGCAACGCGGCCTCGTTGCCGCGCGCGAACGCTATGCCGAGGACTGGCTGAACCGGTATCTCGCCATGCCCGTGTGGTGCTTCGCGGCACGGCGCGGCGTGGTCGCCGAAGACGCGCACACCGGCGTGCTGATGCCGGGCATCGATGCGGTCGGACGCTACTTCCCGTTCGTGATCGCGCAGCCGGTCGACGGCGATGCCTGTGTGTCCGCTTCATCGTGGCATGCCGATGCCGCTGAACTTGCGCTATCCACCTTGAAGCCGGACTTTTCACTGACGGAGTTCGAGACGTCATTGACCACGTTGCGGGCGCAATCGTCCGGTATCGCGCCGCGCAAGGCAGACAGCGTATGGTGGTGCGATGCGGGTGAGATCGTGCATCGGCATGACGGGCCGTTCGATGCCGCGCTGTTCCTGCGTCTGCTCGAGGGCGATTAG
- the tssL gene encoding type VI secretion system protein TssL, long form translates to MTNDTDPTLDDAAFLDAARTIRMPTPGRGRESRKPEAGLQGRPETLAPLDASLAGRNPLLRAANPLLELALPLRRLTRHPDLDALRMQLIQLMRRFETDGRAFGVPDAQLGPARYCLCTFIDEAIAATPWGAGVWGRRSLLVTFHNEASGGERLFVILQRLVQTPAADIDLLELIYLMLALGFDGRYRLIDGGKSQLDVIRERLEQMIRTQRGTIERALSPHWQPAAREARRLLQFVPLWVALALAGLVLMTTSLVLGIRINDFSDPVFASMRTIRVAPAPVLAAKTNAAPRLSAALAGFLAPEIAQGLVSVGESADRTTVTINNAAEGTQLFASGSAELDAHFAPLMQRIAQALQNKPGNIVVVGHTDNQRIVSVRFPSNVELSQARADTVRAIIAAKLDTPSRVSAEGRGDTEPIASNDSPAGRARNRRVTIDILSPGAAP, encoded by the coding sequence ATGACCAACGACACCGATCCGACGCTTGACGACGCGGCTTTTCTCGACGCCGCGCGCACCATCAGAATGCCGACGCCGGGCCGCGGGCGCGAGTCCAGAAAGCCGGAGGCGGGGCTGCAAGGACGGCCGGAGACACTCGCGCCGCTCGATGCCTCGCTCGCCGGGCGCAATCCGCTCCTGCGGGCGGCCAATCCGCTGCTTGAGCTCGCGCTGCCGCTGCGACGGCTCACGCGTCATCCGGATCTCGACGCCTTGCGCATGCAACTGATCCAGCTGATGCGCCGCTTTGAAACCGATGGCCGTGCCTTCGGCGTGCCCGACGCGCAACTCGGCCCCGCTCGCTATTGCCTGTGCACGTTCATCGACGAGGCGATCGCGGCGACGCCGTGGGGCGCGGGCGTATGGGGCCGGCGCAGCCTGCTCGTGACGTTTCATAACGAAGCCTCGGGCGGCGAACGGCTCTTCGTGATCCTGCAGCGCCTCGTGCAGACACCGGCGGCCGACATCGATCTGCTCGAGTTGATCTACTTGATGCTCGCCCTCGGCTTCGACGGACGCTACCGGCTGATCGACGGCGGCAAGTCGCAGCTCGACGTGATCCGCGAACGGCTCGAGCAGATGATCCGCACGCAGCGCGGCACGATCGAACGGGCGCTCTCGCCGCACTGGCAGCCCGCGGCGCGCGAAGCCAGGCGGCTGCTGCAGTTCGTGCCGCTGTGGGTCGCCTTGGCGCTCGCCGGGCTCGTTCTGATGACAACGAGCCTCGTGCTCGGCATTCGCATCAACGATTTCTCCGACCCGGTCTTCGCGTCCATGCGCACGATTCGCGTCGCGCCGGCGCCCGTGCTGGCGGCAAAGACGAACGCCGCGCCCAGGCTCTCTGCAGCGCTCGCCGGGTTCCTTGCGCCGGAGATCGCGCAAGGCCTTGTCTCGGTCGGCGAGTCCGCGGACCGGACCACCGTGACGATCAACAACGCAGCCGAAGGCACGCAGCTCTTCGCGTCGGGCAGCGCGGAGCTCGACGCGCACTTCGCGCCGTTGATGCAGCGCATCGCGCAGGCCTTGCAGAACAAGCCGGGCAACATCGTCGTGGTCGGGCATACGGACAACCAGCGCATCGTGTCGGTGCGCTTCCCGTCCAATGTCGAACTGTCGCAGGCGCGCGCGGACACGGTGCGGGCCATCATCGCCGCGAAGCTCGACACGCCGTCGCGCGTGAGCGCCGAAGGCCGCGGCGACACCGAGCCGATCGCATCGAACGATAGCCCGGCCGGACGTGCGAGGAACCGGCGCGTGACCATTGACATTCTTTCGCCAGGAGCGGCGCCATGA
- a CDS encoding DUF3365 domain-containing protein, whose amino-acid sequence MKLKLSLSVKFNLVFLLIFSIGLVAAGVVSDRLLQKQALDETVHDANVLISAAASMQNYTAAHITPLLATQIKYQFVPESIPAFSAIEMLNLLQKDFPKFSYKSTMVNPTNPRDRPTDWEADVISHLHDRPELKELTGQRDAPGGRTLFLARPSRITDSACMQCHSNPSAAPATMLDKYGSTNGFNWPMNEVIGAEFVSVPMAQPIERGRAIWRAFMLSLGGVFAVVLVVMNVMMHLLITRPIQLLSRAADEMSLGKLGATPLPVSGSDEIASLAVSFGRMQTSLVEAFRILDEEEA is encoded by the coding sequence ATGAAACTCAAACTTTCACTCAGCGTCAAATTCAACCTCGTGTTCCTGCTCATCTTTTCGATCGGGCTGGTCGCGGCCGGCGTCGTTTCGGATCGCCTTTTGCAAAAGCAGGCGTTGGACGAGACCGTTCATGACGCCAACGTGCTGATCAGCGCGGCGGCATCGATGCAGAACTACACGGCCGCGCACATCACGCCGCTCCTCGCGACGCAGATCAAATATCAGTTCGTGCCGGAATCCATCCCCGCCTTCTCGGCGATCGAAATGCTCAATCTCCTGCAGAAGGATTTCCCGAAATTCTCGTACAAGTCGACGATGGTCAATCCGACCAATCCGCGCGACCGGCCCACCGATTGGGAAGCCGATGTCATCAGCCATCTGCATGACCGGCCCGAACTCAAGGAACTGACTGGCCAACGCGATGCGCCCGGCGGCCGCACGCTGTTTCTCGCGCGCCCGAGCCGCATCACCGACTCTGCCTGCATGCAATGCCACAGCAACCCGAGCGCGGCGCCCGCCACCATGCTGGACAAGTACGGTTCCACGAACGGCTTCAACTGGCCGATGAACGAAGTGATCGGCGCGGAATTCGTGTCGGTTCCGATGGCGCAGCCGATCGAACGCGGCCGCGCGATCTGGCGCGCGTTCATGCTGTCGCTCGGCGGCGTGTTCGCGGTCGTACTGGTCGTGATGAACGTGATGATGCATCTGCTGATCACGCGGCCGATCCAGTTGCTGTCGCGCGCCGCCGATGAAATGAGCCTCGGCAAGCTCGGCGCGACGCCCTTGCCGGTGAGCGGATCGGACGAAATCGCATCGCTCGCCGTGTCGTTCGGGCGCATGCAGACGAGTCTCGTCGAGGCGTTCAGGATCCTCGACGAAGAAGAGGCCTAG
- a CDS encoding serine/threonine-protein kinase, translated as MPSPADFPAQLGRYVIERILGRGAMGVVYLAFDPHIERQVALKTIRRELAPGETPDESAHDLTARFLNEARAAGRLVHPNIVAVYDYGEAGDTAFITMEYVRGESLAAHLTEHVRAGSRMGAPRALRWFVQLLDALDYAHGAGIVHRDIKPANLLIAQRGECKIADFGIAHLDSSYLTQFGTMLGTPSYMSPEQFTGDPVDARADLFSAAVVLYEMLTCVCPFTGTPSVVMQKVLNDTPPAPSTIAPDLPGYIDAMLMKALSKRPQDRFASAREWRDTLLAELAADNEDAERTVLAYASPAATLDVAPASGKSTVSGASRTWPPEWIAQLEARLASHVGPVATLLLRRASASAADVNALRERLATYLPDEAARREFDSLLSQLDAGSSRARPAQKISVDEVSDATRQLTTYLGPIARVIARRAAASAPDLQTFHARLLDTVPQQKDRDALRRAWKKNTTINHD; from the coding sequence ATGCCCTCCCCGGCCGACTTCCCCGCCCAGCTTGGCCGTTACGTCATCGAACGGATACTCGGGCGCGGCGCGATGGGCGTCGTCTATCTGGCCTTCGATCCGCACATCGAGCGCCAGGTGGCGCTGAAGACCATCCGGCGGGAACTGGCGCCGGGTGAAACGCCGGACGAGTCCGCGCACGATCTCACCGCCCGTTTCCTCAACGAAGCGCGCGCGGCGGGCCGTCTCGTTCATCCGAACATCGTGGCGGTGTACGACTACGGCGAAGCCGGCGACACCGCCTTCATCACGATGGAATACGTGCGCGGCGAAAGCCTGGCCGCGCATCTCACGGAGCACGTGCGCGCCGGTTCGCGCATGGGTGCGCCGCGTGCGCTGAGATGGTTCGTACAACTGCTCGATGCGCTCGACTACGCGCACGGCGCGGGAATCGTTCATCGCGACATCAAGCCGGCCAATCTGCTGATCGCGCAGCGTGGCGAATGCAAGATTGCGGACTTCGGCATTGCGCATCTCGATTCGTCGTACCTGACGCAATTCGGCACGATGCTCGGCACACCGAGCTATATGTCGCCGGAGCAATTCACCGGCGATCCAGTCGACGCGCGCGCCGATCTGTTTTCGGCCGCCGTCGTCCTGTACGAAATGCTGACCTGTGTGTGCCCGTTCACAGGAACGCCGAGCGTGGTGATGCAAAAGGTCCTCAACGACACGCCGCCTGCGCCGAGTACCATCGCGCCGGATTTGCCCGGCTATATCGACGCGATGCTGATGAAAGCATTGTCGAAGCGTCCGCAAGACCGCTTCGCTTCCGCGCGAGAATGGCGCGACACGTTGCTTGCCGAACTCGCCGCCGATAACGAGGACGCCGAGCGCACCGTGCTCGCCTACGCGAGTCCCGCCGCCACGCTCGATGTGGCGCCCGCGTCAGGGAAGTCAACAGTATCGGGAGCATCGAGAACCTGGCCGCCCGAATGGATCGCGCAACTGGAGGCGCGGCTCGCCAGTCACGTAGGCCCGGTGGCGACCTTGCTGCTGCGGCGTGCATCGGCGAGCGCCGCCGACGTCAACGCGTTACGCGAGCGGCTCGCCACGTACCTACCCGACGAGGCCGCTCGCCGCGAATTCGATTCGCTTTTGTCGCAACTGGATGCCGGCTCTTCGCGCGCGCGGCCGGCGCAAAAGATCAGTGTCGACGAAGTGAGCGACGCCACGCGTCAGCTCACGACCTATCTGGGCCCGATTGCACGCGTGATCGCACGCCGTGCGGCCGCGAGCGCCCCCGATCTGCAAACGTTCCATGCACGTCTGCTCGACACCGTGCCGCAACAAAAAGACCGGGACGCACTGCGCCGCGCGTGGAAAAAGAACACGACGATTAACCACGATTAA
- the tssK gene encoding type VI secretion system baseplate subunit TssK codes for MYWNNKVIWSEGMFLQPQHLQQHDRHIETQLEGRAGGLRAYGWGFTKLEIDEALLKLGKLALRAAAGVLPDGTPFNLPADGDLPAPLDIPEGTSNQLIVLALPVRRPGAPESGGPDSAENLTRYGAGDFEVHDSNDPDALVTLLQIGKLRLRLALEPDVANAHAYAGVARVTERMSDSRILLDGDYCPPCLDYHVADRLARFAVELSGLLQQRGEALAGRLAQPDGAGMAEISDFLLLQIVNRAQPLVAHFCAMTGLHPESLYQASVALAGELATFSQRERRPPLFPAYRQERLKETFAPVIDALRLALSRVADPQVVSIPLEERKYGLRVGQVADRSLFTSATFVLAVRAQVPTETLLSAFSSQVKIGSIEKIRDLVNLQLPGIRLRALPAAPRQLPFYAGYTYFELDDKSDAWASLATSAGMALHVAGEFPGLAIECWAIRR; via the coding sequence ATGTACTGGAATAACAAGGTTATCTGGTCGGAGGGCATGTTCCTTCAGCCACAGCATTTGCAGCAGCATGACCGGCACATCGAGACGCAGCTTGAAGGCCGCGCGGGCGGCCTGCGCGCGTATGGCTGGGGCTTCACGAAGCTCGAGATCGACGAGGCGCTCCTGAAGCTCGGCAAGCTCGCGCTGCGCGCGGCCGCTGGCGTGTTGCCCGACGGCACGCCGTTCAACCTGCCTGCCGACGGCGATTTGCCCGCACCGCTCGACATTCCGGAAGGCACGTCAAACCAGTTGATCGTGCTGGCCTTGCCGGTGCGCCGGCCGGGCGCGCCGGAGTCTGGCGGCCCCGACAGCGCGGAAAATCTCACCCGCTACGGCGCGGGCGATTTCGAAGTTCACGACAGCAACGACCCGGATGCGCTCGTCACGCTGTTGCAGATCGGCAAACTGCGCCTGCGTCTCGCGCTCGAGCCGGACGTGGCGAACGCGCACGCGTATGCGGGCGTCGCGCGTGTGACCGAGCGCATGAGCGACTCGCGCATCCTGCTCGATGGCGACTATTGCCCGCCGTGCCTCGACTACCACGTCGCGGACCGGCTCGCGCGCTTCGCGGTGGAACTGAGCGGCCTCCTGCAACAACGCGGCGAAGCGCTCGCGGGTAGGCTTGCACAACCCGATGGCGCGGGTATGGCGGAGATCTCGGACTTTCTGCTGCTGCAGATCGTCAACCGCGCGCAGCCGCTGGTCGCGCATTTCTGCGCGATGACCGGCCTGCATCCCGAGTCGCTGTATCAGGCGAGCGTGGCGCTCGCCGGCGAACTCGCGACCTTCAGCCAGCGCGAGCGGCGGCCGCCGCTGTTTCCGGCTTACCGTCAAGAGCGCCTGAAGGAGACCTTCGCGCCGGTGATCGACGCGTTGCGGCTGGCGTTGAGCCGCGTGGCGGACCCACAGGTCGTGTCGATCCCGCTCGAGGAGCGCAAATACGGCTTGCGCGTGGGACAGGTCGCGGATCGCTCGCTCTTCACGAGTGCGACCTTCGTGCTCGCCGTGCGCGCGCAAGTGCCCACCGAGACGCTGCTCTCCGCGTTCAGCAGCCAGGTGAAGATCGGCAGCATCGAGAAGATTCGCGATCTCGTCAATTTGCAGTTGCCCGGCATTCGGCTGCGCGCGTTGCCCGCGGCGCCGCGGCAATTGCCGTTTTACGCGGGCTACACCTATTTCGAGCTCGACGACAAGAGCGATGCCTGGGCTTCGCTTGCCACGTCGGCTGGGATGGCGCTGCACGTGGCGGGCGAATTCCCCGGACTCGCGATTGAATGCTGGGCGATTCGCCGCTGA
- the tagH gene encoding type VI secretion system-associated FHA domain protein TagH, whose amino-acid sequence MTLTLTVQSGEGASPRAIEIEGESATLGRAPDCTMVLSDGQRGISRIQARIERRENAYVLVDAGSNPTLLNDRALDGTHEALLKEGDRVGIGAYTLVVSVSGEADGRFVVDETIMTQSMPDVGADPDAWSSASSQAKPGTPEFEAPPPTPLIPDDWNGPHDAVPAGGADALFLPDPLAATPLLREPGHFRGNAGEALIDALSPGDPLRDIGARAVEKPVPFSRSFEHVSPEHAVSAIPAVPQPQPQPLSRDAEMPGLRSPNAEVASRPARSPVHEARERRKQDAEQRATPRTDHASLLDALIEGLGIEPAAVSHVEPADLAHLVGAMLREATQGTMAALRSRAMIKRETRMAMTMIEERDNNPLKFFPDADRALAQMLGARDNGYLPPQDAMRAAFRDIQAHELAMVAGMRATLAHAMERIDPGAIERSLDPPGRLDALIGNRRARLWQRFVEIWEHVARDAGDDIQRSFGEPFGRAYQAQLDALQSSKN is encoded by the coding sequence ATGACTCTGACATTGACGGTGCAAAGCGGCGAGGGCGCGTCGCCGCGCGCGATCGAGATCGAGGGCGAGAGCGCCACGCTCGGCCGCGCGCCGGATTGCACGATGGTGCTGAGCGATGGGCAACGCGGCATCTCCCGCATCCAGGCACGCATCGAGCGACGTGAGAACGCGTACGTGCTCGTCGATGCGGGCAGCAATCCGACGCTGCTCAACGATCGCGCGCTTGACGGCACGCACGAGGCACTTCTGAAGGAGGGCGATCGCGTGGGGATCGGCGCGTACACGCTCGTCGTGTCGGTGAGCGGGGAGGCGGATGGGCGCTTCGTGGTCGACGAAACCATCATGACGCAGTCGATGCCCGACGTCGGCGCTGACCCCGACGCGTGGTCGTCGGCGAGTTCGCAGGCCAAGCCAGGCACGCCGGAATTCGAAGCGCCGCCGCCGACACCCCTGATTCCCGACGACTGGAACGGGCCGCACGATGCGGTACCCGCCGGCGGGGCGGATGCGCTTTTTCTGCCGGATCCGCTGGCCGCGACGCCACTCCTGCGCGAGCCCGGACACTTTCGCGGCAACGCCGGTGAGGCGCTGATCGACGCGCTCAGTCCCGGCGATCCGCTGCGCGATATCGGCGCGCGCGCGGTGGAGAAACCGGTGCCGTTTTCGCGGAGCTTCGAGCATGTGTCGCCGGAACACGCTGTGTCGGCGATACCCGCGGTGCCGCAGCCGCAGCCGCAGCCGCTCTCGCGAGACGCCGAGATGCCCGGCCTGCGTTCGCCGAATGCAGAAGTCGCGTCGAGGCCGGCGCGCTCGCCGGTTCATGAAGCGCGCGAACGCCGCAAGCAGGACGCCGAGCAGCGCGCCACCCCGCGCACCGATCACGCTTCCTTGCTCGACGCCCTGATCGAAGGCCTCGGCATCGAGCCCGCCGCCGTGAGCCACGTCGAGCCTGCGGATCTGGCGCACCTCGTGGGCGCGATGCTGCGCGAAGCGACACAAGGCACCATGGCCGCCTTGCGCTCGCGCGCCATGATCAAGCGCGAGACGCGCATGGCGATGACGATGATCGAAGAGCGCGACAACAACCCGCTCAAGTTCTTCCCCGACGCCGACCGGGCGCTTGCGCAAATGCTCGGCGCGCGCGACAACGGCTACCTGCCGCCGCAGGACGCTATGCGTGCGGCGTTCCGCGATATCCAGGCGCACGAACTCGCGATGGTTGCGGGCATGCGCGCCACGCTCGCTCATGCGATGGAGCGCATCGACCCTGGAGCGATCGAACGTTCGCTCGACCCGCCGGGCCGTCTCGACGCGCTCATCGGCAATCGCCGCGCCCGGTTGTGGCAGCGGTTCGTCGAGATCTGGGAGCACGTGGCGCGCGATGCCGGCGACGACATCCAGCGCAGCTTCGGCGAACCGTTCGGCCGTGCCTATCAGGCGCAGCTCGACGCTCTGCAATCCTCAAAGAACTGA